Proteins encoded within one genomic window of Thiohalorhabdus sp. Cl-TMA:
- a CDS encoding uracil-DNA glycosylase yields the protein MDARSQRIYLEALGIPLYRRRGGASAMVEGSGGSAARADFIPEADAEEAPLPGERPDTLESLRDEVADCVSCPLHQTRTQTVFGVGDPEARIMFVGEAPGAEEDRRGEPFVGRAGQLLDAMLAAIGLDRKGGGVFIANVLKCRPPNNRDPKPEEVAQCEGYLRRQIEVIQPRVLVALGRVAAQQLLQTQQPLARLRGAEHRFHETPVLVTYHPAYLLRNPADKAKAWADLKVIRERGSGRQ from the coding sequence TTGGACGCGCGAAGCCAGCGGATCTATCTGGAGGCCCTGGGCATACCGCTTTACCGGCGCCGTGGCGGGGCGTCCGCGATGGTGGAAGGTAGCGGTGGCTCTGCTGCCAGGGCGGACTTCATTCCGGAAGCCGATGCGGAGGAGGCTCCCCTTCCCGGAGAGCGACCGGATACCCTGGAGTCCCTCCGCGATGAAGTGGCGGATTGCGTGTCCTGTCCGCTCCATCAGACGCGGACCCAGACCGTTTTCGGGGTCGGGGATCCCGAGGCCCGTATCATGTTCGTCGGCGAGGCCCCAGGGGCCGAGGAGGACCGCCGGGGAGAGCCTTTCGTCGGGCGGGCCGGGCAGCTCCTGGACGCCATGCTGGCCGCCATCGGCCTGGATCGGAAGGGAGGCGGGGTCTTTATCGCCAACGTGCTGAAATGCCGGCCCCCGAACAATCGGGATCCGAAGCCGGAAGAGGTGGCGCAATGCGAAGGATATCTTCGTCGCCAGATCGAGGTGATCCAGCCCCGGGTCCTGGTGGCCCTGGGCCGGGTCGCGGCCCAGCAGCTGCTCCAGACCCAGCAGCCACTGGCCCGGCTGCGCGGGGCCGAGCACCGTTTTCATGAAACCCCGGTACTGGTCACCTACCACCCCGCCTATCTCCTGCGTAATCCCGCAGACAAGGCGAAAGCCTGGGCCGATCTGAAGGTCATTCGGGAGCGCGGTAGTGGAAGGCAGTAG